One genomic region from Argentina anserina chromosome 2, drPotAnse1.1, whole genome shotgun sequence encodes:
- the LOC126782850 gene encoding ADP-ribosylation factor-like protein 8b — protein sequence MGLWEAFLNWLRSLFFKQEMELSLIGLQNAGKTSLVNVIATGGYSEDMIPTVGFNMRKVTKGSVTIKLWDLGGQPRFRSMWERYCRAVSSIVYVVDAADLDNLPVSRRELHDLLSKPSLSGIPLLVLGNKIDKKEALSKEDLTEQMELKSITDREVCCFMISCKNSTNIDTVIDWLTKHSKTKN from the exons ATGGGGTTGTGGGAAGCTTTTCTCAACTGGCTTCGAAG CCTTTTTTTCAAGCAAGAAATGGAGCTGTCATTGATAGGCCTTCAAAATGCCGGGAAAACATCGCTTGTGAATGTTATTGCA ACTGGAGGATATAGTGAAGACATGATCCCTACG GTTGGATTCAATATGAGGAAAGTTACAAAAGGAAGCGTAACTATAAAACTGTGGGATCTGGGTGGTCAACCAAGGTTTCGAAGCATGTGGGAAAGATATTGTCGAGCAGTTTCTTCTATTGT TTATGTTGTAGATGCTGCTGATTTAGATAACTTGCCTGTTTCGAGAAGAGAACTTCATGACCTGTTGAGCAAGCCATCATTGAGTGGCATTCCACTGCTGGTACTAGGTAACAAGATTGACAAAAAGGAAGCTCTGTCTAAGGAGGATTTGACCGAACAAAT GGAGCTCAAGTCCATTACTGATAGGGAAGTTTGTTGCTTCATGATTTCTTGCAAGAACTCTACCAACATTGATACCGTCATTGATTGGCTTACAAAGCattcaaaaaccaaaaactga